From one Mytilus trossulus isolate FHL-02 chromosome 10, PNRI_Mtr1.1.1.hap1, whole genome shotgun sequence genomic stretch:
- the LOC134687554 gene encoding G2/M phase-specific E3 ubiquitin-protein ligase-like — protein MKKKKKLFEKSYKVVFIGNIKLPGILCADIILEEGLINISSEDTEDTIKNKLLDIFDSTDKDPTKIIFLSCSHKKLSKPNVPSTFKFDGIGLKALIGQGKLYVLVEGPEFENDKDMMDQNKLDDTDMTDEELPVFGKTHSLQIPQADTNASMNSDQENTGSSAKPQTDITKTVQSQDIVEGDPEDTGTPTITFHPSCLERRERRSRLSLRSSTGNDALACPSTYRSYVQLFETEIVTVDDSDDEGDKTIPMDGDISLPELLIKLQSQVDLEKITKFNINRNLVLDGARRAIKRKSFCAKSKISVKFTDDVGIAEGAVDEGGPKREFLRMLMKKIQYLHIFEGPENRRILAYSTSALEDNLYRDVGLFFSLSIVHGGPSPKFLSPVMYNALVGQAGERNIEDIADGDLRGEVQKLKDASSLQDLNKQMNAMSTLLITAGCFRPILNMQQKDKLIMDIVRFLVLERTSTPLHQLRDGLQTLDVLTYIQEHYKAFKDLFVCQGNEKLTAEMMEVVFMDIKMSVPGSNRRRDEENIVGYWRDFLIDLQEDEDGEITLGDVLSFATGADCVPPLGFDPSPSITFLHDSGLFPKANTCSMELKLPVSEDFNTFKKNMTFGIANSPGFGLA, from the exons atgaaaaagaagaagaagttaTTTGAAAAGTCatataaagttgtttttattggaaatataaaattgcCAGGCATTCTGTGTGCAGATATTATCCTAGAAGAAGGATTAATTAACATAAGTTCGGAGGATACAGAGGACACTATTAAAAACAAACTACTTGACATATTTGACAGCACTGACAAAGATCCCACCAAGATCATTTTTTTATCGTGCTCACACAAAAAATTATCCAAACCAAATGTACcatcaacattcaaatttgatGGAATAGGGCTGAAGGCTCTGATTGGTCAAGGGAAGCTTTATGTTCTCGTCGAGGGCCCTGAG tttgaaaatgATAAGGACATGATGGATCAAAACAAATTAGATGACACAGACATGACAGACGAGGAACTTCCAGTATTCGGCAAGACACACTCTTTACAG ATACCCCAAGCAGACACAAATGCAAGTATGAACAGTGACCAGGAAAATACAGGCTCATCCGCA AAACCACAAACAGACATCACCAAAACTGTGCAAAGTCAAGATATAGTGGAAGGTGATCCGGAAGATACAGGCACACCGACA ATAACATTTCATCCATCGTGCTTAGAACGTAGAGAGCGTAGATCTCGATTAAGCTTGCGGTCATCTACTGGTAATGATGCTCTGGCATGTCCTTCAACTTACAg GTCATATGTCCAGCTGTTTGAAACTGAAATAGTAACAGTTGATGACTCCGATGATGAAGGTGACAAAACCATACCAATGGATGG tGATATCAGTTTGCCAGAGTTATTAATAAAGTTACAGTCACAGGTTGACCTGGAGAAGATAACGAAATTCAATATCAACAGAAACCTTGTTTTAGATGGTGCTCGGAGAGCCATCAAAAGGAAATCCTTCTGTGCTAAAAGCAAGATAAGTGTGAAGTTTACGGACGATGTAGGAATCGCAGAAGGTGCCGTAGATGAAGGTGGACCAAAAAGAGAGTTCTTGAGAATGCTGATGAAAAAGATCCAATACCTGCACATTTTTGAAGGTCCTGAAAACAGAAGAATTTTGGCCTATAGTACATCAG cCCTAGAAGACAATCTGTACAGAGATGTTGGATTATTCTTTTCCCTATCCATTGTACACGGAGGACCATCACCAAAATTCCTTTCTCCAGTTATGTACAATGCGTTGGTAGGACAAGCTGGAGAAAGGAATATTGAAGATATAGCAGATGGTGACTTGAGAGGAGAAGTTCAAAAG ttaaAAGATGCATCAAGTTTGCAAGACTTGAACAAACAAATGAATGCAATGTCAACTCTGTTGATAACAGCGGGATGTTTCAGGCCTATATTGAACATGcaacaaaaagataaattaatcATGGATATTGTCAGATTTTTGGTCCTGGAAAGAACCAGTACTCCTCTTCACCA GTTGCGTGATGGGTTACAGACACTTGATGTATTAACGTACATTCAAGAGCATTATAAAGCATTTAAGGATTTGTTTGTCTGtcaaggaaatgaaaaattgacCGCTGAAATGATGGAGGTGGTGTTTATGGATATCAAAATGTCAGTTCCAGGCAGCAACAGAAGACGGGACGAGGAGAACATTGTTGGATATTGGAGAGATTTTTTAATTGACTTGCAAG aAGATGAGGATGGTGAAATTACCTTAggtgatgttttatcatttgcaACTGGAGCAGACTGTGTACCTCCATTAGGATTTGATCCATCACCATCTATTACTTTTCTTCATGACTCAGGATTGTTTCCAAAAGCAAACACATGCTCAATGGAGTTGAAGCTTCCAGTTTCAGAAGATTTTAATACATTcaaaaaaaacatgactttTGGAATTGCAAACTCACCAGGCTTTGGACTGGCATAA